Proteins encoded in a region of the Geobacillus genomosp. 3 genome:
- a CDS encoding DUF84 family protein, protein MKTVAVGTKNEAKVAAVRAVFAAPSWRLVPLDVPSGVSAQPLSDEETRLGAMNRAKRALDAAGAEIGIGLEGGVMRIDGQWWLCNWGALADRSGLVLTAAGARLALPPEIGAGLEAGRELGDVMEEYTGRRNIRTNEGAVGVLTNGRIKRSAMFSHIVGLLAGQYEFFCQNGPFTV, encoded by the coding sequence ATGAAAACTGTTGCAGTCGGAACGAAAAACGAAGCGAAAGTCGCCGCCGTCCGCGCGGTGTTCGCCGCGCCGTCGTGGCGCCTTGTGCCGCTTGATGTGCCATCCGGTGTCTCCGCCCAGCCGCTGTCCGATGAAGAAACGCGGCTCGGGGCGATGAACCGCGCCAAACGGGCGCTGGACGCGGCGGGAGCGGAGATCGGCATCGGGTTGGAAGGCGGCGTGATGCGGATCGACGGGCAATGGTGGCTGTGCAATTGGGGGGCGCTGGCCGACCGAAGCGGCCTTGTCCTTACCGCCGCGGGCGCGCGCCTTGCCCTGCCGCCGGAGATCGGCGCCGGGCTTGAAGCAGGAAGAGAACTCGGCGATGTGATGGAGGAATACACCGGGCGGCGGAACATCCGGACGAACGAAGGAGCGGTCGGTGTGTTGACGAACGGGCGCATCAAGCGCTCGGCGATGTTTTCCCACATCGTCGGACTGCTGGCCGGTCAATACGAATTTTTTTGTCAAAACGGACCGTTCACGGTATGA
- a CDS encoding M42 family metallopeptidase, whose amino-acid sequence MNRETLQLFQTLTELPGAPGYEHPVRQFMRQELAKYADEVVQDRLGSIFGVKRGDETGPTVMVAGHMDEVGFMVTAIADNGMIRFQTLGGWWNQVLLAQRVQIITDNGPVIGVIGSIPPHLLDEEQRHKPMELKNMLIDIGAESRDDAERIGIRPGQPIVPVSPFTPLANGKTVMAKAWDNRFGCGLAIELLKELQGAALPNVLYAGATVQEEVGLRGAQTAASLIDPDIFFALEASPANDMTGDKQAFGHIGKGALVRLYDRTMITHRGMREFVLDTAESLDVPYQFFISPGGGTDAGRVHVANRGVPSAVIGLCARYIHTHAAIIHVDDYAAAKALIVELVKRCDRTTVEAIRQNS is encoded by the coding sequence ATGAACCGAGAAACGCTCCAACTGTTTCAGACGTTGACCGAGCTGCCGGGCGCGCCGGGTTATGAGCACCCGGTCCGGCAGTTTATGCGCCAAGAGCTGGCGAAATACGCCGATGAAGTGGTGCAAGACCGGCTCGGCAGCATTTTCGGCGTCAAGCGCGGCGACGAAACCGGCCCGACGGTGATGGTCGCCGGCCATATGGACGAGGTCGGGTTTATGGTGACGGCGATTGCCGACAACGGCATGATCCGCTTTCAAACGCTCGGCGGCTGGTGGAACCAAGTGCTGCTCGCCCAGCGCGTGCAAATTATCACGGACAACGGGCCGGTCATCGGCGTCATCGGCTCGATTCCGCCGCACTTGCTTGATGAAGAGCAGCGCCATAAGCCGATGGAACTGAAAAACATGCTCATTGACATTGGCGCGGAAAGCCGCGACGACGCGGAGCGCATCGGCATTCGCCCCGGCCAGCCGATCGTGCCGGTCAGCCCGTTTACGCCGCTCGCGAACGGGAAAACGGTGATGGCAAAGGCGTGGGACAACCGGTTCGGCTGCGGGCTGGCGATTGAACTGCTGAAAGAGCTCCAAGGCGCAGCGCTGCCAAACGTCCTGTACGCCGGCGCGACCGTGCAGGAAGAAGTCGGGCTGCGCGGGGCGCAGACGGCGGCTTCGCTGATCGACCCGGACATCTTTTTCGCTTTGGAGGCGAGCCCGGCGAACGATATGACCGGCGACAAGCAGGCGTTTGGCCACATCGGGAAAGGAGCGCTCGTCCGTCTGTACGACCGGACGATGATCACGCATCGCGGCATGCGCGAATTTGTGCTCGATACGGCCGAGTCGCTTGATGTGCCGTACCAATTTTTCATCTCCCCGGGCGGGGGGACGGACGCCGGAAGAGTCCATGTCGCCAACCGCGGCGTGCCGTCGGCGGTGATCGGCCTTTGCGCCCGTTACATTCATACGCATGCGGCGATCATTCATGTCGATGATTATGCGGCGGCGAAAGCGCTCATCGTCGAGCTCGTGAAACGGTGCGACCGGACGACGGTCGAGGCGATCCGCCAAAACAGCTAG